A window of the Cicer arietinum cultivar CDC Frontier isolate Library 1 chromosome 6, Cicar.CDCFrontier_v2.0, whole genome shotgun sequence genome harbors these coding sequences:
- the LOC101488329 gene encoding protein phosphatase 2C 37, protein MAGMCCGVVGETDSPASSRSSRRRNLDLLPFKYIADMAVSQPSTSRKRRQPDLCTPKDFESCEDTSGDCGKDKNNKKKKDESKVNDKVISENKPSTEGSLEVGEFPKFGVTSVCGRRRDMEDSVSVKPSFSQEPFHYFGVFDGHGCSHVATMCKERLHEIVKEEINEACENLEWKNTMQQGFARMDDEVQSWNSSSQTVTCRCELQTPHCDAVGSTAVVAVVTPEKIVVSNCGDSRAVLCRNGVAIALSSDHKPDRPDELLRVQAAGGRVIYWDGPRVLGVLAMSRAIGDNYLKPYVISEPEVTVTERKDEDECLILASDGLWDVVSNDTACGVVRMCLKAQKQPSPPGSPGNNDVTTDGSDRACSDASILLTKLALARHSSDNVSVVVIDLRRDQRQSSNSKNN, encoded by the exons ATGGCTGGAATGTGCTGCGGTGTTGTTGGAGAGACTGATTCTCCGGCGAGTTCACGCTCTTCTAGACGCCGGAATTTAGACCTACTACCTTTCAAATACATCGCTGACATGGCAGTATCGCAGCCAAGCACTTCCCGGAAACGCAGGCAACCGGATCTCTGTACTCCAAAGGATTTCGAAAGTTGTGAAGACACAAGCGGTGACTGTggaaaagacaaaaataacaagaaaaagaaggatgaaTCCAAGGTTAACGACAAAGTCATTTCGGAAAATAAACCTTCGACGGAGGGTAGTTTGGAAGTTGGAGAGTTTCCAAAGTTTGGAGTGACGTCAGTTTGCGGTAGAAGAAGAGATATGGAAGATTCGGTTTCCGTGAAACCTTCTTTCTCACAAGAACCGTTTCACTACTTCGGTGTTTTCGACGGTCACGGTTGCTCTCAC GTTGCGACTATGTGTAAGGAGAGGCTTCACGAAATCGTGAAGGAAGAAATTAACGAAGCGTGTGAGAATTTGGAATGGAAGAACACTATGCAACAAGGTTTCGCTCGCATGGACGACGAAGTGCAGAGTTGGAACAGTAGCAGCCAAACTGTCACTTGTAGATGCGAGCTTCAAACTCCTCACTGCGACGCCGTCGGATCCACCGCCGTCGTTGCCGTCGTCACGCCCGAGAAAATCGTCGTGTCCAACTGCGGTGACTCCCGCGCTGTTCTCTGCCGTAACGGCGTCGCCATCGCCCTTTCCTCCGATCACAAg CCGGATCGACCCGACGAATTGCTCCGAGTCCAAGCGGCTGGAGGGCGCGTGATCTATTGGGATGGTCCAAGAGTACTTGGGGTACTCGCTATGTCTAGAGCCATAG GCGACAATTATCTAAAGCCGTATGTGATTTCAGAACCTGAGGTGACGGTAACTGAACGGAAGGACGAAGATGAGTGTTTGATATTAGCGAGTGATGGTTTATGGGATGTTGTTTCAAACGACACCGCATGTGGTGTAGTGAGGATGTGTCTGAAGGCTCAGAAGCAGCCGTCTCCGCCGGGGTCTCCCGGTAACAACGACGTGACAACTGACGGTTCTGATCGGGCATGTTCTGATGCGTCCATTCTGTTGACTAAGTTGGCGTTGGCGAGACATAGTTCGGATAATGTTAGCGTGGTGGTCATTGATTTAAGGAGAGATCAACGACAATCATCAAATTCCaagaacaattaa